TCCCGACTCGTTCTGCTCAACAAACCCTATGGCGTGCTCTGCCAGTTCAGCGACGAGGCGGGCCGGCCCACCCTAAAGGACCACGTGCCGGTCCCTGGCGTGTACGCCGCTGGCCGGCTCGACACCGACAGCGAGGGCCTGCTGCTGCTCACCGATGACGGCGCGCTGCAGCACCGCATCGCCGATCCCCGCCACAAGCTGCCCAAGACCTACCTGGTGCAGGTCGAGGGCGAGCCGGATGAGGCGGCGCTGGAGCGCCTGCGCGCGGGGCTGGACCTCGGCGACTTCCGCACCCGGCCGTGCGCGGCCCGCGCGGTGGCCGAGCCCGACTGGCTGTGGCCGCGCGACCCGCCGGTGCGATTCCGCAAGACCGTGCCGACCGCGTGGCTCGAGATCGTGCTGCGCGAGGGCAAGAACCGGCAGGTGCGGCGCATGACCGCCAAGGTCGGCCTGCCGACCTTGCGCCTGATCCGGGTGGCGATCGGTCCGTGGCGGCTCGACGGGCTCGCCCCCGGGCAGTGGCGCGAGGTCGCCGTCGACACGCTGCCGCCAGCCAGGGCGGCGGAGCCTCGCCAGCGCGCGGGGGGCGCAGCTAAGATGCCGCCCGTTTCGACGACAAGAAAACGCCCCGGACGCACGCCATGATTCCTCGCTCGACCTTCACCCGCCGCCTGGTGGCCGGCGCCGCGCTGCTGCTCGCGGGCGCCCCGGCGTTCGCGCAGACTGCGCTGCCGCTCGCCGAGCTGGGCGCCGGCATGTACCGCATCGAGGCCGAGGTGGCGCACACCTTCGAGACGCGCCAGACCGGGCTGATGAATCGCACCACGATGCCGCTCCATCGCGGCATGGTGTTCGTGTTCCCCGAGGCGCGTGCGCACTGCATGTGGATGAAGAACACCCTGTTGCCGCTGTCGGTGGCGTTTGTCGACGAGCGCGGCAGGGTGATCAACATCGAGGACATGCAGCCGCAGACTGCCGACAACCACTGCGCGGCAGGGCCGGCGCGCTTTGCGCTCGAGATGAACCTGGGCTGGTTCGCCGAGCGTGGCATCAAGGCGGGCGACACCCTGCGCGGTTTCGACCGCCTGCCCGCGCCGCGCTGAGCTGAGCGGCGGCCAAGGCACGAACAGGGCCGCTTTAGTCGCTTTTTTCCGCCGCTGGCGCTTGGCGGGGGCGGCCGATAATCCCCACACGTCGTCTGGCGTCCGGGCTTGTCCGGGCGTTCGTGCACGCGAACGGAGCCGGCCGTGGCCGAAGAAAGCGATCTCGAGAAGACAGAAGACCCATCACCGCGAAGGCTCGAGCAGGCGCGTGAGGAAGGCCAGGTCCCGCAGTCGCGGGAGCTGTCGACCTTCCTCGTCACCGTCACCGGTGCCGCCACCCTGCTGCTGATGGGCAACTGGATGGCCGGGCGGGTGATGGGCATCGTGCGCGACGGCTTCGCGTTCGAGCGCAGCGCCGCCTTCGACCCGGCCCTGATGCTCGACGTGCTCAACCGCATGCTCAGTGGTGCGCTGCTGACGCTGGCGCCGCTGTTCTTCGCGCTGCTGGTGGCGGCGGTGGCGGCGCCGATCCTGCTCGGCGGTCTGGTGTTCGCGCCAAAGGTGCTCGGCTTCAACTTCGGCCGCATGAATCCGATCCAGGGCATCGGCCGCATGTTCTCGGTGCATGGGCTGGCCGAGATGATCAAGGCCATCCTCAAGTCGGTGCTGGTGGGCGGCGTGGCGGCGCTGGTGCTGTGGCTCAACATCGACCATCTGTTCGATCTCATGGTCGAGCCGCTCGAGATCGGCATGGCCGACTTCTCGGACACCGTGGCCTTCGCGTCGCTGATGATCGTGCTCAGCCTGGGCCTGCTGGCGATCATCGACGTGCCCTTCCAGCTCTGGCAGTACCACAAGAAGCTGCGCATGACCAAAGAAGAGGTCAAGCGCGAGAGCAAGGAGCAGGAGGGCGACCCGATGGTCAAGGGCCGCATCCGCGCGCTGCAGCGCGAGATGGCGCGCCGGCGCATGATGACCGAGGTGCCCAAGGCCGACGTGGTGGTGACCAACCCGACTCACTTCTCGGTCGCGCTCAGATACGACGCCGCGAAGATGGGCGCGCCGGTGGTGATCGCCAAGGGGCGCGGCGAGCTGGCGCTGAAGATCCGCGAACTCGCCAAGGAGCACGGCGTGCCGCTGCTCGAGGCGCCGCCGCTGGCGCGCGCGCTCTACAAGCACTGCGAACTCGAACAATCCATCCCCGCCGCCCTGTACACCGCGGTGGCCGAGGTGATGGCCTACGTATACCAGCTCGACACCTGGATGAAGCAGGGCGGCTTGCCGCCGGTGGCGCCGACCGCGCTGCCGGTGCCCGCCGGCATGGACCCGGGCGCCCCCGAGGAATGAAGCCTGAATCATGGCCACCAACGACACCCTGAACCTGCGCCAGCTGCTCACGCCGGCGAACCTGCGCCAGCTTGGGGCGCCGCTGCTGATCATCATCATCCTGTCGATGATGGTGCTGCCGCTGCCGGTGTTCCTGCTCGACGTGTTCTTCACCTTCAACATCGCCATCTCGGTGATGGTGATGCTGGTGGCGATGTACTCGACGCGGCCGCTCGACTTCTCGGTCTTCCCCACCGTGCTGCTGGTGAGCACGCTGCTGCGCCTGTCGCTCAACGTAGCCTCCACCCGGATCGTGCTGCTCGAGGGCCACGCCGGCCCGGACGCGGCGGGCAAGGTCATCGAGGCCTTCGGCAACTTCCTCGTCGGCGGCAACACGGCGGTTGGTCTGGTGGTGTTCGTGATCCTTACCGTGATCAACTTTGTCGTCATCACCAAGGGCGCGGGTCGCATTGCCGAGGTGAGCGCGCGCTTCACCCTGGACGCGATGCCCGGCAAGCAGATGGCGATCGACGCCGACCTCAACGCCGGCCTCATCGACGAGAAGGAGGCCAAGCGGCGGCGCAAGGAGATCGCGCAGGAATCGGACTTCTACGGCGCCATGGACGGTGCGTCCAAGTTCGTACGCGGCGACGCCATCGCCGGCATCATCATCCTGATGATCAACATCATCGGCGGGCTTTTCGTTGGTGTGATGCAGCACGACATGGCGGTTGGCGACGCGGCGCACACCTACACCCTGCTCACCATCGGTGACGGCCTGGTCGCGCAGATTCCCTCGCTGATCATTTCGGTGGCGGCGGGCCTGGTGGTGTCGCGGGTCGGCGACGAGGGCGACGTGGGCGGACTGGTGATGAACCAGGTGTTCTCCAACCCGCAGGTGCTCTTGCTGACCGGTGGGATCATCGGCGTGCTCGGCCTCATTCCCGGCATGCCCAACCTGGTGTTCCTGCTTCTGGCGGGCACGCTCGGCGCCATGGCCTGGGTGCGGCGCAAGCGCATCGCCGAGGAGGCGGCTGCCGCCGCCGCTCCGGAAGCGGCGGCGCAGGTCGCGATGCCCGCGTCCGAGAGTCAGGAGGCGAGCTGGAACGACGTGTCGCAGGTCGACGTGCTCGGCCTCGAGGTGGGCTACCGCCTGATCCCGATGGTCGACAAGGGGCAGGACGGCGAACTGCTCAAGCGCATCCGCGGGCTGCGCAAGAAGTTCGCCCAGGAGGTCGGCTTCCTGTCCGCGCCGGTGCATATCCGCGACAACCTCGAGCTCAAGCCCAACGCGTACCGCATTGCCCTCAAGGGCGTCGAGATCGGCAACGGCGAGGCCTATCCGGGGCAGTTCCTCGCCATCAATCCGGGGCGCGTGTCCGGGCCGCTCGCCGGGCGCGAGACCACCGATCCCGCCTTCGGCCTGCCTGCGGTGTGGATCGACGCCTCGATGCGCGAGCAGGCGCATGCGCTCGGCTACACCGTGGTCGATGCGAGCACGGTGGTGGCAACCCACCTCAACCACGTCATCCTCAACCATGCCGCCGAGCTGCTCGGACGCCAGGAGACCCAGGCGCTGCTCGATCATGTGGGCAAGGAATCGCCCAAGCTGGTCGAGGACCTTGTGCCGAAGATGCTGCCGATCAGCGTGGTGCAGCGCGTGCTGCAGAGCCTGCTCGAAGAGGGCGTCAACATCCGCGACATGCGCAGCATCATCGAGGTGCTCGCCGAGCACGCGCCGCGCACGCAGGATCCCGTTCAGCTCACCACCCGGGTGCGCGAGGCGCTCGGCCGCGCGATCATGCAGAGCCTGTTCCCGGGCAACGCTGAGGTGCAGGTCATGGCGCTGGAGCCGGGGCTCGAGCGCATCCTCATCCAGGCCATGGCCGCGGGGGGCGAGGGCGGGGCGATCGAGCCCGGCCTCGCCGACACCCTGCTGCGCCAGACCGCGCAGATCGCCCAGCGCCAGGAGGACATCGGGTTGCCGCCGGTGCTGCTGGTGCCGGCGCAGCTGCGCATGCTGCTGTCGCGCTTCCTGCGCCGGGCCGTGCCATCGCTCAAGGTCATCTCCAACAACGAGGTACCGGAGAGCCGCACCATCCGCGTCACCGCCATGGTGGGCGCGCAGGGCTGACCCGCGCGCCCAGGACGCGGGTGCGGCGCAGCGTGGGTGGCTGCTTGCCCGCGGACGGATCGCAGGCCCAGACGCGCTCCGCGTGAACGCGAATAGACGGGGGAAAGCCGCTTTATTCCGTCCAAGGGCCTTGACCCCGGGTGGCGATAATCCTCATCAAGCAGTGGTCGACCGCGACCGCCGGGAGAATCGCCATGAACGTCAAACGCTACTTTGCCCCCACCGCCCGCGAGGCGCTTCGTGCCCTGAAGGAAGCCCTCGGTCCGGACGCGATCGTGCTCTCCAACCGTGCCGTCGAGGGGGGCGTCGAGATCCTGGCGCTGCCGGGCGAGGCGGTCGGTGCGCTGCAGGCGGCCAACCGGGCTGCGGTGGCGGCGCGTTCCGGCGCAGCCCCCCAGCCCGCGGTGGCTCCGACCACAGCCGCCGCGCCTGCATCGGCGGTGGAGGAGGCGGACTTTCAGGTGAGCCTGTCCGCATTGGCCGCCAGCGCCGCGCGCAACGCGACGCGCACGCCTGCCGCCAGCCGCGCCGAGCCCGAGCCGGTGGTGCGCGCTTTCAATCCGCCGCGCATCGAGACCGCCGACTACGCCCTGCGCAGCCGCGACGGTGTCATGCGCACGACGGTGCGCGGGCGCGCGGATCAGGCCGAGGGGCTCGCTGCATTCGTCGGGCGCGCGGCGCCCCAGCCCACGGCGAGCGACGAGTTCGGCAGCGCACGCGTGCGCGAACTGCAAGAGACCAACGCCCGCCTGATGGCCGAGCTGACCGGCATCCGCGGCATGATCGAGCGCCAGCTCGCCGGTTTCGCCTGGGGCGAGACGCGCCGTCAGGCTCCCGCGCGCGCCACCGTGCTGGGCGAGTTGCTCGAGGCCGGTTTCTCCGCCGCCGTCGCGCGCAAGCTTGCCGAGGCGGTGGCGGAGGACGCCGGCCGCACCGAGGCGCGCGAGGCCGTGGGTGCGGCGCTCGACCGCCTGATGCGGACCTGCGCCTCGGACGAGGATCTGCTCGATCGCGGCGGCGTGTTCGCGCTCGTCGGGCCCACCGGCGTCGGCAAGACCACGACCACCGCCAAGCTTGCCGCGCGTTGCGTGGTGCGCCATGGCGCCGGCAAGCTCGCGCTCATCACCACCGACGGCTATCGCATCGGCGCCCAGGAGCAACTGCGCATCTACGGCCGTATCCTCGGCGTGCCGGTGTTCTCGGTGCGCGATGCGGGCGACCTGCGGCAGACCCTTGCCGGCCTGCGCAACAAGCACATGGTGCTCATCGACACCATGGGCATGAGCCAGCGCGACCGCATGGTGGCCGAGCAGGCCGCGATGCTCGCCGGCGCCGGCGACGTCCGCCGCCTGCTGCTCCTCAACGCCACCGCGCGCGGCGACACGCTCGACGACGTCGTGCGCGCCTACGCCGGCGACGACCTCGCCGGCTGCATCTTCACCAAGGTGGACGAAGCTGCCTCGCTCGCGCCGGCGCTCGACGTCGCGGTGCGGCACACGCTCGACATCCGCTACCTGACCAACGGCCAGCGCGTGCCCGAGGACCTGCACCTGCCCAACCGCGCCTACCTGCTGCATCGCGCGCTGCGCGAGCACGCCGGCGAGTCGCCCTGGCACCTGAGCGGCGACGAGGCCGGGATGCTGCTGGCCGCCGCCGGAGGGGCGTGATCATGCTCGACGGACGCGAAGACCAGGCGGCGGGGCTGCGCCGCCTGTTCCGCCGCGCGCCGCCGCATGTCGTGGCGCTCTATGCCGGCGGCCGGCAGCGCGGCGGCAACGCGGTGCTCGCGGCACATCGCATCGCCGGGAGCGCGGAGCGGGTGCTTATCCTCGACGAGGCGGAAGGGCGCGACGCGCTCGCCGCCACGCTCGGTCTGGCCGAGGGCACCGACCTGCTCCAGTTGCTCGACGGCCGCACCACCCTGTCGGTCGTGCTGCAGCCGGTGCCGGGACTGGTCGGCCGCGTGCCCGCGGCTGCCGCTGCGCTTGCGCTGCCCTTGCTGGACGACGCCCGGCGCGCCTGCCTCATCGAGGCCTTGCGCATCCTCCATCGCCACGCCGGCTTCGTGCTCGTGCACGCGTCGGGCGAGCGTGCGGCAGAGCCCTCGCCCTTCGTGCAGGCGGCCCCGCGTCGCCTGGTGGTGGCGGAGGCGAGCGCGAGCGGCGCGACCGAGGCCTACCAGACGATCAAGGGCCTGGCCGCCGCCGGGGCCGGTTCGGTCCATGTGGCCGTCTGCCGCGCGCGCGGCCGCAATGACGCAGCGGCCTTCTTCGCCGGTCTGCACGGCCTGGTGCGGCGTCATGTCGGCGTGCCCCTGGCCTGGCTGGGCGAGGTCGAGCGCGACGACATCGCGGTCGGGCTGCGGCAGCCCCTGCAGACCTCGACGCGCGATGCCGGCGCGGCCTTCTTGCGCCGTGTCACCGGCATGGGGCGCGAGCCTGGATCCAGGCGAGGATGATTCGGCCATGGGTGTGACTTATCCCGCTGGTAATGCCGCGAACGCTGCGGGACAATCTGCGCCTCCGACATCCGGAGCCGGCGCAGGCAGGCGCTCGCACCGCAAGACGATACAGGCCGAATGGATGTACGACGCAAACGGTAAGCTCGACAAGACCAACCTCGTCGAGGCCTACGCCCCTCTGGTCAAGCGCATCGCCTTTCAGCTCATGTCCAAGCTGCCGGCCAGCGTGGACGTGGACGACCTCATCCAGAACGGCATGATGGGGCTGCTCGATGCGCTCGGCCGCTATGAACATGGGCTGGGCGCGCAATTCGAGACCTATGCCGCGCAGCGCATCCGCGGCGCCATGCTCGATGGGCTGCGCGAGAACGACTGGCTGCCGCGCAGCCTGCGCCGCGACATGCGCCGCATCGAGTCCGCCATCCACAGCCTCGAGCAGCAGTTCGGCCGCCAGCCTTCGGAAACCGAGCTCGCCACCGCCCTCGACATGCCGCTGGAGGAGTATCAGCGCATGCTGCAGGACGCGCGCGGCCACCAGCTCGTCTATCTCGAGGATTTCAACCGGGACGACGATGACGACTATCTCGAGCGCCATTTCGCCCAGGAGGACAGCAATCCGCTCGATCTGCTCGAGGATGCGGACATGCGCCGCCGTCTCGTGGACGCCATCGAGCGCCTTCCCGAGCGCGAGCAGATGGTGATGGCCCTGTACTACGACGAGGAGCTCAACCTGCGCGAGATCGGCGAGGTGCTCGGCGTCACCGAATCGCGCGTATGCCAGCTGCACAGCCAGGCGGTCGCCCGCCTGCGTGCGTGCATCTTCGACGGCGGCGCCGCCATGCCCGCGGCACGCAAGCGTGGCCGCCCGCCCAAGAAGCCTGCGCCCAACTGATCATGAGCGCTCGCGCATTGAGCACCGCCCGCCATGGATAAGATCAGCCTCGTCGGCCTCACGCTTGGCATCGCCGCGATTGTCGTCGGCCAGGTGCTGGAGGGCGGTCACCTGTCCTCGCTGTTCCAGCCTACCGCCTTCCTCATCGTGATCGGCGGCACCCTGGGCGCGGTGATGCTGCAAAGCCCGTTGCGCACCTTCGTCGAGGGCATGCGGATGGGGCGCTGGGTGTTCGTCCCGCCAGCGGTGAGCCACCAGACGATCATCGATCAGGTGGCCAGCTGGAGCCAGGTCGCACGCAAGGAGGGTCTGCTGACGCTGGAGAACCAGATCGAGGGTCTGCCCGATCCCTTCATGCGCCGCGGCCTGCAGTTGCTCGTCGATGGCGTCGAGCCCAACCGGCTGCGCGAGGTGCTGGAGGTGGAGATCGGCGTCTGGGAAGGCCAGCTGCGCCAGTCCGCCCGCATCTGGGAAGCGGCCGGGGGCTATGCGCCGACGATCGGCATCCTCGGTGCGGTGATGGGGCTGATCCACGTGATGGAGAACCTCTCCGATCCGTCGCGGCTCGGTGCCGGCATCGCGGTGGCCTTCGTCGCCACCATCTACGGGGTGGGCTTCGCCAACCTGGTGTTCCTGCCGATCGCCAAGAAGCTTGCCGCGCACATCGTCATCCTCACCACCCAGCGCGAGATGTTCGTCGATGGCCTGGTCGGCATCGCCAACGGCGACAACCCGCGCATCATCGCCAGCCGCATGCAGGGCTACGTGGTCTGAGCGCGGGCAGGGAGGACGACATGGGGCGCAGGCGCAGGGCTGAAGAGGAGCACGACAACCACGAGCGCTGGCTCGTGTCCTATGCCGACTTCATCACCCTGCTGTTCGCCTTCTTCGTGGTGATGTACTCGCTGTCGTCGGTGAACGAGGGCAAGTACCGCGTGCTGTCGGACTCGCTGGTGCAGGCTTTTCGCAACGTCGCCGTCAATGAGAGCGGCGACCAGATCGTGCTGCCGCAGGTGAGCGTGCTGCCCACCCGGCCGATCACCCAGCCCGCGCCACCCGCGGCGGACCCGGCGCTCGAACAGCGGCGGCGCGAGACCGCGCAGCGCATGCGCAACATGGCCGACGAGATTCGCCGCGTGCTGTCGCCGCTGACCCAGGCGGGGCAGGTCAATGTGACCGAGGGCGCGTTCGGCGTGAGCGTGGAGATCAACGCGAGCCTGCTTTTCGCGCCGGGTGACTCGGCGCTCGGCCAGGAGGCGGTCGACGCCCTACGTGCGGTGGCCCAGGTGCTCGCGCCTGCGCCGTTCCCGATCACGGTCGAAGGGCACACCGACAACATCCCGATCAACACCTTCCGTTTCCCGTCCAACTGGGAGCTGTCGGCAGTGCGTGCGTCAACGGTCGCGCGGCTGTTCATCGACAACGGGGTGTCGCCCGATCGCCTGACCGCGGCAGGCTATGCCGACCAGCGGCCGGTCGCCGGCAACGAGGACGAGGTGGGGCGGGCGCGCAACCGGCGGGTGACCGTGCTGATCGAGTCGCGCACCGCCGATCTCGATGCGGAGCCGGGGCCCACGGTCATTCCGACCGACGACCCGATCCGCTCGATCCTGCCCGAGGGCTTGTAGGCCCGCCGGGCGCGTCAGCGCATCCGCTCGGGCTTGATCCTCGGTGTCAGCGGCGCGCCCTTGCGTGCGCGACGGTGGCGCAGCGGTTCGCGCTGGGTGGGCTTGAGCTCGATCGCCACCGCCTTGCCGCCGCGGCCACTGCCTTCCACCGTGAGCACCGCATCGTCGGCCGGCACCGCCACCGCGGCGAGCGCTTCGCCCTCGTCGAGCGCCATCACGATCACGCCACGACCGCCGCTCTGCGTCTTCATCTCC
This region of Thauera sp. JM12B12 genomic DNA includes:
- a CDS encoding rRNA large subunit pseudouridine synthase E, with translation MSRLVLLNKPYGVLCQFSDEAGRPTLKDHVPVPGVYAAGRLDTDSEGLLLLTDDGALQHRIADPRHKLPKTYLVQVEGEPDEAALERLRAGLDLGDFRTRPCAARAVAEPDWLWPRDPPVRFRKTVPTAWLEIVLREGKNRQVRRMTAKVGLPTLRLIRVAIGPWRLDGLAPGQWREVAVDTLPPARAAEPRQRAGGAAKMPPVSTTRKRPGRTP
- a CDS encoding DUF192 domain-containing protein translates to MIPRSTFTRRLVAGAALLLAGAPAFAQTALPLAELGAGMYRIEAEVAHTFETRQTGLMNRTTMPLHRGMVFVFPEARAHCMWMKNTLLPLSVAFVDERGRVINIEDMQPQTADNHCAAGPARFALEMNLGWFAERGIKAGDTLRGFDRLPAPR
- the flhB gene encoding flagellar biosynthesis protein FlhB, producing MAEESDLEKTEDPSPRRLEQAREEGQVPQSRELSTFLVTVTGAATLLLMGNWMAGRVMGIVRDGFAFERSAAFDPALMLDVLNRMLSGALLTLAPLFFALLVAAVAAPILLGGLVFAPKVLGFNFGRMNPIQGIGRMFSVHGLAEMIKAILKSVLVGGVAALVLWLNIDHLFDLMVEPLEIGMADFSDTVAFASLMIVLSLGLLAIIDVPFQLWQYHKKLRMTKEEVKRESKEQEGDPMVKGRIRALQREMARRRMMTEVPKADVVVTNPTHFSVALRYDAAKMGAPVVIAKGRGELALKIRELAKEHGVPLLEAPPLARALYKHCELEQSIPAALYTAVAEVMAYVYQLDTWMKQGGLPPVAPTALPVPAGMDPGAPEE
- the flhA gene encoding flagellar biosynthesis protein FlhA, which translates into the protein MATNDTLNLRQLLTPANLRQLGAPLLIIIILSMMVLPLPVFLLDVFFTFNIAISVMVMLVAMYSTRPLDFSVFPTVLLVSTLLRLSLNVASTRIVLLEGHAGPDAAGKVIEAFGNFLVGGNTAVGLVVFVILTVINFVVITKGAGRIAEVSARFTLDAMPGKQMAIDADLNAGLIDEKEAKRRRKEIAQESDFYGAMDGASKFVRGDAIAGIIILMINIIGGLFVGVMQHDMAVGDAAHTYTLLTIGDGLVAQIPSLIISVAAGLVVSRVGDEGDVGGLVMNQVFSNPQVLLLTGGIIGVLGLIPGMPNLVFLLLAGTLGAMAWVRRKRIAEEAAAAAAPEAAAQVAMPASESQEASWNDVSQVDVLGLEVGYRLIPMVDKGQDGELLKRIRGLRKKFAQEVGFLSAPVHIRDNLELKPNAYRIALKGVEIGNGEAYPGQFLAINPGRVSGPLAGRETTDPAFGLPAVWIDASMREQAHALGYTVVDASTVVATHLNHVILNHAAELLGRQETQALLDHVGKESPKLVEDLVPKMLPISVVQRVLQSLLEEGVNIRDMRSIIEVLAEHAPRTQDPVQLTTRVREALGRAIMQSLFPGNAEVQVMALEPGLERILIQAMAAGGEGGAIEPGLADTLLRQTAQIAQRQEDIGLPPVLLVPAQLRMLLSRFLRRAVPSLKVISNNEVPESRTIRVTAMVGAQG
- the flhF gene encoding flagellar biosynthesis protein FlhF; this encodes MNVKRYFAPTAREALRALKEALGPDAIVLSNRAVEGGVEILALPGEAVGALQAANRAAVAARSGAAPQPAVAPTTAAAPASAVEEADFQVSLSALAASAARNATRTPAASRAEPEPVVRAFNPPRIETADYALRSRDGVMRTTVRGRADQAEGLAAFVGRAAPQPTASDEFGSARVRELQETNARLMAELTGIRGMIERQLAGFAWGETRRQAPARATVLGELLEAGFSAAVARKLAEAVAEDAGRTEAREAVGAALDRLMRTCASDEDLLDRGGVFALVGPTGVGKTTTTAKLAARCVVRHGAGKLALITTDGYRIGAQEQLRIYGRILGVPVFSVRDAGDLRQTLAGLRNKHMVLIDTMGMSQRDRMVAEQAAMLAGAGDVRRLLLLNATARGDTLDDVVRAYAGDDLAGCIFTKVDEAASLAPALDVAVRHTLDIRYLTNGQRVPEDLHLPNRAYLLHRALREHAGESPWHLSGDEAGMLLAAAGGA
- a CDS encoding flagellar FleN, which gives rise to MLDGREDQAAGLRRLFRRAPPHVVALYAGGRQRGGNAVLAAHRIAGSAERVLILDEAEGRDALAATLGLAEGTDLLQLLDGRTTLSVVLQPVPGLVGRVPAAAAALALPLLDDARRACLIEALRILHRHAGFVLVHASGERAAEPSPFVQAAPRRLVVAEASASGATEAYQTIKGLAAAGAGSVHVAVCRARGRNDAAAFFAGLHGLVRRHVGVPLAWLGEVERDDIAVGLRQPLQTSTRDAGAAFLRRVTGMGREPGSRRG
- a CDS encoding RNA polymerase sigma factor FliA, which produces MYDANGKLDKTNLVEAYAPLVKRIAFQLMSKLPASVDVDDLIQNGMMGLLDALGRYEHGLGAQFETYAAQRIRGAMLDGLRENDWLPRSLRRDMRRIESAIHSLEQQFGRQPSETELATALDMPLEEYQRMLQDARGHQLVYLEDFNRDDDDDYLERHFAQEDSNPLDLLEDADMRRRLVDAIERLPEREQMVMALYYDEELNLREIGEVLGVTESRVCQLHSQAVARLRACIFDGGAAMPAARKRGRPPKKPAPN
- a CDS encoding flagellar motor protein — encoded protein: MDKISLVGLTLGIAAIVVGQVLEGGHLSSLFQPTAFLIVIGGTLGAVMLQSPLRTFVEGMRMGRWVFVPPAVSHQTIIDQVASWSQVARKEGLLTLENQIEGLPDPFMRRGLQLLVDGVEPNRLREVLEVEIGVWEGQLRQSARIWEAAGGYAPTIGILGAVMGLIHVMENLSDPSRLGAGIAVAFVATIYGVGFANLVFLPIAKKLAAHIVILTTQREMFVDGLVGIANGDNPRIIASRMQGYVV
- the motD gene encoding flagellar motor protein MotD, giving the protein MGRRRRAEEEHDNHERWLVSYADFITLLFAFFVVMYSLSSVNEGKYRVLSDSLVQAFRNVAVNESGDQIVLPQVSVLPTRPITQPAPPAADPALEQRRRETAQRMRNMADEIRRVLSPLTQAGQVNVTEGAFGVSVEINASLLFAPGDSALGQEAVDALRAVAQVLAPAPFPITVEGHTDNIPINTFRFPSNWELSAVRASTVARLFIDNGVSPDRLTAAGYADQRPVAGNEDEVGRARNRRVTVLIESRTADLDAEPGPTVIPTDDPIRSILPEGL